One window of Centropristis striata isolate RG_2023a ecotype Rhode Island chromosome 21, C.striata_1.0, whole genome shotgun sequence genomic DNA carries:
- the si:ch73-103b11.2 gene encoding uncharacterized protein si:ch73-103b11.2 isoform X1: MSLKDNPCRKFQANIFNKSKCQNCFKPRESHLLNDEDLNQAKPIYGGWLLLAPEGTNFDNPLHRSRKWQRRFFILYEHGLLRYALDEMPSTLPQGTINMNQCSDVIDGESRTGQKNSLCILTPEKEHFIRAECKEIINGWQEALTVYPRTNKQNQKKKRKVDPPTHQGGETASQCFSTEDMNGHPEPGPAKVTVTSSSSGGSIPCLPSSIASAERVPMSRATLWQEESRWSRATIPCSRSASCLSQLSQSQPDSSLTTQDDGGTMSTGRKVRVESGYFSLEKTKSEPAPQSAQHSHLPQPPQHLPLSSSASSSSLGALSPRYNSESESQTSPFQPSQDPLPSPGALVSPSYSTISSSQSSLDSEPSGSTPTWEGRGGGGGSTGSVSGGGGRVGRPGREYTSLSDVPRARRLSYREAFRSEKKRQELRARTRSPGREEVARLFGQERRRSQIIGRFEEGHPVERMDTSGSTEPSANTTLIQRQGRSERRCLANKHESLDAGKDRSVPDVSSSTFANLRRAKSLDRRVTESSMTPDLLNFKKGWMTKLYEDGMWKKHWFVLTDQSLRYYKDSIAEEASELDGEIDLSTCYDVKEFPVQRNYGFQIMCKEGACTLSAMTSGIRRNWIQAIMKNVRPTIAPDVTRKNISLKLSVLKPRSLPEEKINTHVMLEPCPQVTPEPSPSPEAPRSNVHTQSAGNNASEPRKSRVRERRREGRSKTYDWSEFKMEQTGKSVKERADTVDLSSSYSTTSSYCSPSSSPSSLASSPVSTSSLQTSSSAHPPPVTADAEKESLRRAHSTTSATHMPNTVTVTMSSSLNTTPPVQPSTPESQEQGKMEVDHPIAVHPASDDKKDSRTSDVQVEIEQRWHQVETTPLREEKQVPINTASRNSERLPAHELAALLDKELGQKQQELDRLQKQNNDLKEQLEDALGREQSAREGYVLQNATPPSSSPRRVPWQHLHKLNQDLQGELETQKHKQDLAQQQIRTLKRSYTEAQEAVDHHESGIQALQAKLASAMAEILASEHAVARMRNELKIEQERSKEHEEEYGRSEATLRAQLKESEDRLREVEASLLERNQALRHLERQQAVQRDHMREIQRLQERLQEVTARLGATEEGQALKEERLRKEQHSMQENHERERQNLCRRLAEAQTAQREMQNRLLEAEEQVEALLRGRQASGGKECREEMLKLQEELAVKTNMVESLRESVRRLEEEKGHLTCRCQELINQIAEADREVNKLRNRLETEEADYYTLEHSYERATQEFQKMSQFLREKEEEIRQTKEMYERLVERKEEDLKEALVKMAALGSSLEETEQKLQAKEDLLCQMSQSLLDKVEPCSAEKDLKAKLVVAEDRIAELEQHLNALQLGYADLRVERQQIPEQSKKARLKASASLAANTEHLLSYDKTSKTENSSDDKESQAKRPRIRFSSIQCQKYMTIEGMDTSHLSSTFGDTGQKVNEDVTEDIHVSEGNISPDVPFSHSSDPEKFISIIHALETKLLATEDKLRNLTQNLEEQRFIEAEDMSKIDLKIAETKPNPDKGQSSAANKHYAKALVCVENSREKVKTILNGSHDTTDSQLHSLSEIESDLFNASLYIQQGQKTLEEQSPVVHKNQTPETLDKEALHLFAKTLSYEAIVLNKMALLIQTSKSELLQSLAEIWEDMENVKRGDKDCLAIVYADVLTRKLMLESAFWKELEKADTDVAKSKEGSVSADVDVDTTVIFNTFIKAELAYSIQNLKLCYEEKFQILKRELTEAHDNLHKREMALKAIIEASKRPDLKNVIKEVKNNFGFSKQKLADIRPPELAPYMEQIEMEEARGLAEEIVDRHLAGEMPSCGVDSIESLRNAHENLANELQRQATILHKYAQEIESGGNHPGLAKMIHALLGHQASHNVTSTSLCMREALIQAQVAYVACRLRAMHEQDLGWCKQTGQNMDALVQQHASNVSAIQEKYEASLQGEHLNFTQTVSTLQKENDTLKSEISKRVNQLSQQQVQLAFLEEHFQKETEEMKHRHKQELSRAEKGRASTELALMETTADSQRKLEVLLVDMDTMEERHEGHVRKLEEQFEQRICELQHMHKQEIEKLHSQPPPCDDAATPMEEEEQGKGDSVQTMSEVDSMVVLKDRIQELEAQMSTMKDELENKHLEGDVASLREKYQRDFESLKATCERGFAAMEDTHQKVIHDIQRQHQREISKLMEERERLLAEETAATIAAIEAMKNAHKEEMEKTHRSPLSGLNSDIDELRLQYEEELQSTQRELEVLSEQYSQKCLENAHLAQALEAERQALRQCQRENQELNAHNQELNNRLTTEITRMRSCFSGETALSPLTQGKDVYELEVLLRIKESEIQYLKQEIHSLKDELQSALRDKKYATDKYKDIYTELSIVKAKADCDISKLKEKLLIATEALGERTVDGSVTSGYDIMKSKSNPDFLKKERSTTSKQSRGLRSKSLKEGLTVQERMKLFEAKDSKKI; this comes from the exons GGTGGAGAAACTGCAAGCCAGTGTTTTTCCACTGAAGACATGAATGGACATCCA GAACCCGGCCCCGCCAAGGTGACAGTgacgagcagcagcagcgggggAAGCATCCCTTGCCTGCCCAGCAGCATTGCCAGTGCCGAGCGTGTCCCCATGAGTCGTGCCACTCTGTGGCAGGAGGAGAGCCGCTGGAGCAGGGCCACCATCCCCTGCAGCCGCAGTGCCTCCTGTCTCAGCCAGCTGAGCCAGAGCCAACCAGACTCCAGTCTCACTACTCAAGACG ACGGCGGCACCATGAGCACTGGACGCAAGGTACGGGTGGAGAGCGGTTACTTTTCCCTGGAGAAGACCAAGTCTGAGCCTGCTCCACAGTCTGCACAGCACTCTCATCTGCCCCAGCCCCCCCAGCATCTGCCCCTTTCCTCTTCagcatcttcctcctctttaGGAGCTCTCAGTCCCAGGTACAACTCTGAATCCGAATCCCAAACTTCCCCCTTTCAACCCTCCCAAGATCCTCTCCCTTCTCCAGGTGCGCTTGTTTCCCCCAGCTACTCCACCATCAGCTCCTCCCAGAGCTCGCTGGACTCCGAGCCCAGCGGGTCCACGCCCACCTGGGAGGGACGCGGCGGTGGTGGAGGAAGCACCGGTAGTGTTAGTGGTGGCGGAGGCAGAGTGGGCAGGCCCGGCAGGGAGTACACATCGCTGTCCGATGTGCCACGGGCTCGCAGACTGAGTTACCGCGAAGCCTTCCGCTCAGAAAAAAAGCGCCAAGAGCTGAGGGCACGGACACGGAGTCCTGGCAGGGAGGAGGTGGCTCGGCTGTTTGGGCAGGAGCGCAG GCGTTCTCAAATCATTGGCCGATTCGAGGAGGGCCATCCTGTCGAGCGCATGGACACAAGCGGCTCCACTGAGCCCTCCGCTAACACCACGCTAATCCAGAGACAAGGCCGCAGCGAGAGACGCTGTCTGGCCAACAAACAT GAGTCACTGGATGCAGGAAAGGACCGTTCAGTCCCTGATGTGTCCAGCTCCACTTTCGCTAATTTAAGAAGAGCCAAGTCACTGGACCGAAGAGTCACAGAGTCCTCAATGACT CCAGATCTGCTGAACTTCAAAAAAGGATGGATGACAAAGCTGTATGAAGATGGAATG TGGAAGAAACACTGGTTTGTCCTTACAGATCAGAGTTTGAGGTACTACAAGGACTCAATAGCCGAGgag GCTTCAGAACTAGATGGCGAGATCGACCTCTCTACATGTTACGATGTCAAAGAGTTCCCGGTTCAGAGGAATTACGGGTTCCAAATCATG TGTAAAGAGGGAGCGTGCACCCTGTCAGCCATGACCTCTGGAATCCGTCGCAACTGGATTCAGGCCATCATGAAGAATGTGCGACCCACTATTGCCCCCGATGTCACTCG GAAAAACATCTCACTGAAACTATCCGTTCTGAAGCCCAG ATCCCTCCCTGAGGAGAAGATAAATACCCACGTGATGCTGGAGCCGTGTCCACAGGTCACTCCTGAGCCAAGCCCCAGTCCTGAGGCCCCCAGGTCTAATGTCCACACGCAGTCAGCAGGGAACAATGCCTCCGAGCCCCGCAAAAGCAGAGTTCGTGAGCGCAGGCGAGAGGGTCGCTCCAAGACTTACGACTGGTCTGAGTTCAAAATGGAACAGACGGGAAAGTCTGTAAAGGAGCGAGCAGACACAGTTGATCTCAGCTCCTCATACTCTACAACATCCTCTTAttgctctccctcctcttcccctTCCTCATTAGCATCCTCTCCTGTCTCTACCTCCTCCCTTCAAACCTCATCAAGTGCTCACCCACCTCCTGTGACAGCAGATGCAGAAAAGGAGAGTCTTAGGAGGGCACATAGCACAACCAGTGCGACCCACATGCCAAATACTGTTACTGTCACCATGAGCTCCTCGCTAAACACCACACCACCGGTACAGCCATCGACACCTGAAAGCCAAGAGCAAGGAAAGATGGAAGTAGACCATCCTATAGCCGTTCATCCTGCAAGTGACGATAAAAAGGACAGCAGAACGTCAGATGTCCAAGTAGAGATTGAGCAGCGATGGCATCAGGTGGAGACAACACCGTTAAGAGAAGAGAAGCAAGTGCCCATCAACACAGCTTCAAGAAACTCTGAGAGATTGCCTGCTCATGAGCTTGCGGCGCTGCTCGACAAAGAG TTGGGACAGAAGCAGCAGGAGCTGGACCGACTACAGAAGCAAAACAACGATTTAAAAGAGCAGTTGGAAGATGCACTAGGGAGAGAACAAAGTGCCAGAGAAGGCTATGTACTGCAG AACGCAACACCCCCTTCCTCTTCACCGCGCAGAGTGCCATGGCAACACCTGCACAAGCTTAATCAAGATTTGCAGGGCGAGTTGGAGACCCAAAAGCACAAGCAGGACCTTGCTCAGCAGCAGATCCGAACACTTAAGAGAAGCTACACTGAAGCCCAGGAGGCAGTAGACCACCATGAGTCTGGTATTCAGGCCCTGCAGGCCAAACTGGCATCTGCCATGGCGGAAATCTTGGCCAGTGAACACGCTGTGGCCAGGATGCGCAATGAACTCAAGATAGAACAGGAGCGTTCAAAGGAACATGAAGAGGAATATGGCCGCAGTGAGGCCACCCTTCGAGCCCAGCTAAAGGAGAGTGAAGATAGACTCCGTGAAGTAGAGGCCAGCCTCTTAGAGAGAAACCAGGCCCTTAGGCACCTGGAGCGCCAGCAGGCCGTGCAACGAGACCACATGAGAGAGATACAGAGGCTGCAGGAGAGGCTGCAAGAGGTGACCGCTCGGCTAGGTGCTACTGAAGAGGGTCAGGCACTGAAGGAGGAGCGCCTGAGGAAGGAGCAGCACTCCATGCAAGAGAATcatgagagggagagacagaatcTGTGTAGAAGATTAGCTGAGGCTCAAACTGCACAGAGAGAGATGCAGAACCGACTGTTGGAGGCTGAGGAGCAGGTGGAGGCCCTGTTAAGAGGGCGGCAGGCCTCTGGAGGAAAGGAATGCAGGGAGGAAATGCTGAAGTTACAAGAGGAGCTGGCCGTGAAGACCAACATGGTTGAGTCACTGAGGGAGAGTGTGCGTAGGCTGGAAGAAGAGAAAGGCCATCTTACTTGCCGCTGTCAGGAGCTTATTAACCAGATTGCAGAAGCAGACCGTGAGGTGAATAAGCTCCGCAATCGTCTGGAAACGGAAGAGGCTGATTATTACACCCTGGAGCACTCGTATGAGAGGGCTACCCAGGAGTTTCAGAAAATGAGCCAGTTCctcagagaaaaagaggaggagatcCGGCAGACTAAGGAGATGTATGAGAGGCTGGTGGAACGCAAGGAAGAGGATTTGAAAGAGGCCCTTGTTAAAATGGCAGCACTTGGCAGCAGCTTGGAGGAAACTGAACAAAAGTTGCAAGCAAAGGAGGACCTTCTTTGTCAAATGAGTCAAAGTCTTTTAGATAAGGTTGAGCCCTGTAGCGCTGAGAAGGATCTGAAAGCCAAGCTTGTGGTTGCAGAGGACCGCATTGCGGAGCTAGAGCAGCATCTCAATGCCCTGCAGCTGGGCTACGCTGACCTACGTGTAGAGAGGCAGCAAATCCCAGAACAGAGCAAGAAGGCAAGGCTTAAAGCCTCGGCCTCCttagcagcaaacacagaacacTTACTATCCTATGATAAGACATCCAAGACAGAGAACTCCTCAGATGATAAGGAATCTCAAGCCAAGAGACCAAGGATACGTTTTTCAAGTATTCAGTGCCAAAAATACATGACTATAGAAGGCATGGACACGAGCCATCTGAGTAGTACCTTTGGAGACACAGGACAAAAAGTTAATGAGGATGTAACTGAAGACATCCATGTAAGTGAAGGAAACATCTCCCCTGATGTCCCCTTCTCTCACAGTAGTGACCCAGAGAAGTTTATTTCTATCATACATGCCCTAGAGACTAAACTGCTAGCCACTGAGGATAAACTCAGAAATCTCACACAGAACCTAGAGGAGCAACGATTCATCGAAGCAGAAGACATGTCCAAGATTGATTTAAAGATTGCAGAAACAAAGCCGAACCCCGATAAGGGGCAGAGCAGTGCTGCCAATAAGCATTATGCCAAGGCCCTGGTGTGTGTGGAAAATAGTCGAGAGAAAGTCAAGACTATTCTCAACGGCTCTCATGATACCACTGATTCACAGCTGCACTCATTGTCAGAGATAGAGAGCGATTTGTTCAATGCATCATTGTACATCCAACAAGGACAAAAGACATTGGAAGAACAATCCCCAGTTGTCCATAAAAATCAAACCCCAGAGACTCTAGATAAAGAAGCTTTGCACCTCTTTGCCAAAACGTTATCGTATGAGGCTATCGTTTTGAACAAGATGGCTTTGTTAATACAGACTTCAAAGTCTGAACTCCTCCAATCTCTTGCAGAGATATGGGAAGACATGGAGAACGTTAAAAGAGGTGACAAAGATTGCTTGGCAATAGTTTATGCTGATGTCCTGACTAGGAAGTTGATGTTAGAGAGTGCTTTCTGGAAAGAATTGGAGAAAGCTGACACGGATGTTGCTAAATCCAAAGAGGGCAGCGTTTCGGCTGATGTAGATGTTGATACCACCGTTATATTTAACACCTTCATTAAAGCAGAGCTAGCCTACTCTATTCAAAACCTTAAACTTTGCTATGAAGAGAAATTCCAAATACTGAAAAGGGAGTTGACAGAAGCTCATGATAACCTGCATAAAAGGGAAATGGCTCTGAAAGCAATTATTGAAGCTTCCAAGAGGCCTGAtttgaaaaatgtcataaaagaaGTCAAAAATAACTTTGGGTTTAGTAAACAAAAGTTGGCAGACATTCGCCCCCCTGAACTTGCTCCCTACATGGAGCAGATTGAGATGGAAGAAGCTAGAGGCTTGGCGGAGGAAATTGTAGACAGACACTTGGCTGGAGAAATGCCTTCTTGTGGCGTAGACTCTATTGAATCACTGCGAAATGCACATGAAAACCTGGCCAATGAGCTTCAAAGACAAGCCACAATCCTCCATAAGTATGCTCAAGAGATAGAAAGTGGTGGGAACCATCCTGGACTGGCTAAAATGATCCATGCCCTTCTGGGCCACCAAGCATCACATAATGTCACAAGTACCTCTCTCTGTATGCGCGAAGCCCTAATCCAGGCTCAAGTGGCTTATGTGGCATGCAGGTTGCGGGCCATGCATGAGCAAGACTTGGGCTGGTGCAAACAGACAGGTCAGAACATGGATGCACTGGTCCAGCAGCACGCCTCCAATGTCAGCGCAATCCAGGAGAAATATGAAGCATCTTTACAGGGCGAGCACCTGAACTTCACACAAACCGTGTCCACTCTCCAGAAGGAGAACGATACGCTAAAGAGTGAGATCAGCAAACGTGTGAACCAGCTCTCCCAGCAGCAGGTGCAACTGGCTTTCCTGGAGGAGCATTTCCAGAAGGAGACCGAAGAGATGAAGCACAGGCACAAGCAAGAATTAAGCCGAGCCGAGAAAGGCCGTGCCTCAACAGAGCTGGCTCTCATGGAGACAACAGCGGACAGTCAACGAAAGCTAGAAGTTCTGCTGGTGGACATGGACACAATGGAGGAGCGGCACGAGGGTCATGTGCGGAAACTGGAGGAGCAGTTTGAACAGCGGATCTGTGAGCTCCAGCATATGCACAAACAGGAGATTGAGAAGTTACATTCCCAGCCGCCTCCTTGTGACGACGCCGCAACACcaatggaagaggaggagcaggggaaGGGGGACAGTGTACAGACCATGTCAGAGGTGGACTCCATGGTGGTTCTGAAGGACCGGATCCAGGAGCTGGAGGCTCAGATGAGCACCATGAAGGATGAACTGGAGAACAAGCATCTAGAAGGAGATGTGGCCAGCCTGAGAGAGAAATACCAGAGAGACTTTGAAAGTCTTAAG GCCACTTGTGAACGTGGCTTTGCAGCAATGGAAGACACACACCAGAAAGTGATTCATGACATCCAGAGGCAGCATCAGAGGGAGATCTCCAAACTTATGGAAGAGCGAGAGAGACTATTGGCTGAGGAGACTGCTGCCACAATTGCtg CTATTGAAGCAATGAAGAATGCTCACAAGGAGGAAATGGAGAAGACCCATCGTTCCCCACTGAGTGGGCTGAATTCTGACATCGATGAACTTCGCTTACAATATGA GGAGGAGCTGCAGTCCACCCAGAGAGAACTGGAGGTGCTGTCGGAGCAGTACTCTCAGAAATGTCTGGAGAACGCTCACCTGGCCCAGGCACTGGAGGCCGAGAGGCAGGCCCTCAGGCAGTGTCAGAGAGAGAACCAGGAGCTGAACGCTCACAACCAG GAGTTAAATAATCGACTGACTACAGAGATCACTCGAATGCGCTCCTGTTTCAGCGGTGAAACAGCGCTGTCACCACTTACCCAGGGCAAAGACGTGTATGAACTGGAG GTGTTGCTACGAATTAAGGAGTCCGAAATCCAGTATCTCAAACAGGAAATCCACTCTTTGAAAGATGAACTGCAGTCTGCTTTGAGG GACAAGAAATATGCCACCGACAAATATAAGGACATCTATACAGAGCTCAGCATTGTGAAAGCAAAGGCTGACTGTGACATCAGTAAACTGAAGGAGAAGCTGCTCATTGCCACAGAAGCTTTAGGCGAGAGGACCGTTGATGGATCGGTCACATCTGGATATG atATCATGAAATCAAAAAGTAATCCAGATTTCCTGAAAAAGGAACGATCAACAACCTCCAAACAATCAAGAGGCTTAAGGTCAAAG agcctgaaagagGGACTGACTGTGCAGGAGCGAATGAAGCTTTTTGAGGCAAAAGATTCCAAAAAGATTTGA